The following are encoded together in the Glycine max cultivar Williams 82 chromosome 8, Glycine_max_v4.0, whole genome shotgun sequence genome:
- the LOC100790482 gene encoding SAFB-like transcription modulator, with product MEYERIEKVQAGIISPSKLRMKLLGPLHHRKKDGSNSNSSRTSPSRIEDAEFVNSLLGSKNDNLDDEVTSPSLDVLSLKPSSDAVLDRRQNGQISYEAKETMAKENSNTGRVKMQHFQKVDTGNSSAIHAVRAIEDENLDYDSNASSSSFEFDKGERPGNNPATRSLFRPIPSKWNDAEKWIMNRQNIQANHSKKNTAHNQANRMPTNMGRVAPESGNYDHKLPIGKATETKRVDICQTTSYMGFEKFSFVPSDAHSVSGQAHGRNPVVESLPQSKDLKDVNELGLSCSRSTDDQSVMPGIRSVAMRDMGTEMTPVPSQEPSRTATPVGSATPLRSPVSSMPSTPRRGAPAPTPLDNTTNEDSQFPVENGKRHLSEEEMKIKTRREIAALGVQLGKMNIAAWASKDEQEKNKSSPRDVSVLEQERIEFEKRAALWEEAEKSKHTARFKREEIKIQAWESQQKAKLEAEMGRIEAKVEQMRAQTHAKMVKKIAMARQRLEEKCAAAEARKNREAERTAAQTEYIRQTGRLPSSNYICCGWL from the exons ATGGAGTACGAGAGGATAGAGAAAGTTCAG GCTGGAATAATTTCCCCCAGTAAACTGAGGATGAAGTTATTAGGACCTCTCCATCATAGGAAGAAAGATGGATCCAACAGTAACTCATCCAGAACCTCCCCTTCAAGGATTGAGGATGCTGAATTTGTGAATAGCTTACTTGGCTCAAAAAATGACAACCTTGATGATGAAG TTACATCTCCAAGCTTGGATGTTCTGTCATTAAAGCCGTCGAGTGATGCTGTGCTGGACCGGAGACAAAATGGCCAGATTTCCTATGAAGCAAAGGAGACAATGGCTAAGGAAAACAGCAACACGGGGCGTGTAAAGATGCAGCATTTTCAGAAGGTTGACACGGGAAATTCAAGCGCAATTCATGCGGTGAGAGCAATAGAAGATGAAAATCTTGATTATGACAGCAATGCTAGCTCGTCCAGTTTTGAGTTTGATAAAGGGGAGAGACCAGGGAACAATCCTGCCACTAGATCCCTATTCAGACCTATTCCTTCTAAGTGGAACGATGCCGAGAAATGGATAATGAATAGGCAAAACATACAGGCTAATCACTCGAAAAAGAATACTGCACATAACCAAGCAAATCGCATGCCAACAAATATGGGCAGGGTTGCACCAGAGTCTGGTAATTATGATCATAAACTCCCAATAGGCAAGGCCACAGAAACAAAGCGAGTCGATATCTGTCAGACTACATCATATATGGGATTTGAGAAATTCTCTTTTGTTCCTTCCGATGCTCATTCGGTTTCAGGTCAAGCACACGGAAGAAATCCAGTTGTGGAGTCTCTTCCCCAAAGCAAAGATCTAAAGGATGTCAATGAATTGGGTTTATCTTGCTCAAGAAGTACAGATGATCAGTCAG TGATGCCTGGGATAAGATCTGTTGCCATGAGAGACATGGGAACTGAAATGACCCCTGTGCCAAGTCAAGAACCTTCGCGGACTGCTACACCTGTTGGGTCTGCGACACCACTACGAAGCCCTGTTTCCTCAATGCCGTCGACTCCTAGGAGAGGTGCACCTGCTCCGACACCTTTGGACAACACGACCAATGAGGATTCCCAGTTTCCAGTTGAAAATGGCAAAAGGCATTTGTCTGAAGAAGAAATGAAGATCAAGACAAGGAGAGAGATTGCAGCCCTTGGGGTGCAGCTTGGTAAGATGAATATTGCTGCATGGGCAAGCAAAGATGAACAGGAAAAGAACAAATCTTCTCCCCGGGACGTGAGTGTGCTAGAACAGGAGagaattgaatttgaaaaacGTGCGGCTCTGTGGGAGGAAGCTGAGAAATCTAAACATACTGCAAG ATTTAAGCGAGAGGAAATCAAAATCCAAGCATGGGAAAGTCAGCAAAAGGCAAAATTAGAAGCAGAAATGGGAAGAATTGAG GCCAAAGTTGAGCAAATGAGAGCCCAGACACATGCAAAAATGGTAAAAAAGATTGCTATGGCGAggcaaagattggaagaaaaatGTGCAGCAGCTGAAGCTAGAAAAAATCGAGAAGCAGAAAGAACTGCGGCTCAAACAGAATACATTCGCCAAACAGGACGATTGCCCTCTTCCAATTACATTTGTTGTGGTTGGCTGTGA